A genomic stretch from Canis lupus baileyi chromosome 3, mCanLup2.hap1, whole genome shotgun sequence includes:
- the SLC25A35 gene encoding solute carrier family 25 member 35 isoform X2, producing MDFLMSGLAACGACVFTNPLEVVKTRMQLQGELKAPGTYQRHYRNVFHAFITIGRVDGLAALQKGLAPALLYQFLMNGIRLGTYSLAEARGYLHTAEGTLSPPRSAAAGALAGVMGAYLGSPIYMVKTHLQAQAASEIAVGHQYKHQGMFQALSKIGQKHGLVGLWRGALGGLPRVIIGSSTQLCTFSSTKDFITQWEIFPPQSWKVALVAAMVSGIAVVLAMTPFDVASTRLYNQPTDARGKGLMYRGILDALLQTARTEGIFGMYKGIGASYFRLGPHTILSLFFWDQLRTLYYTYTK from the exons ATGGACTTCTTGATGAGCGGCCTGGCAGCCTGCGGGGCCTGTGTGTTCACCAACCCTCTGGAGGTGGTAAAGACCAGGATGCAGTTGCAGGGAGAATTGAAGGCCCCCGGCACCTACCAGCGGCACTACCGAAATGTCTTCCACGCTTTCATCACCATCGGCAGGGTGGATGGCCTGGCTGCCCTGCAGAAGGGACTGGCCCCTGCCCTCTTATACCAGTTCCTGATGAATGGCATCCGCCTGGGCACCTACAGCCTGGCTGAGGCCAGAGGCTACCTGCATACTGCCGAAGGCACCCTCAGCCCTCCGCGAAGCGCAGcagctggggccctggctggggtCATGGGAGCCTATTTGGGGAGCCCCATCTACATG GTAAAGACACACCTACAGGCACAGGCAGCCTCAGAAATTGCTGTAGGACATCAGTATAAGCATCAG GGCATGTTTCAGGCGCTAAGCAAGATTGGCCAGAAACATGGTCTGGTGGGGTTGTGGCGTGGGGCCCTGGGCGGCCTGCCCCGAGTTATCATCGGTTCTTCCACCCAGCTCTGCACCTTCTCATCCACCAAGGACTTCATCACTCAGTGGGAG ATATTTCCTCCCCAGAGCTGGAAGGTTGCTCTGGTGGCTGCCATGGTGAGTGGCATTGCAGTGGTCCTGGCCATGACACCCTTTGATGTGGCCAGTACAAGGCTCTACAACCAGCCCACAGATGCTCGGGGCAAG GGCCTCATGTACCGGGGGATCCTGGATGCTCTGCTGCAAACTGCTCGGACAGAGGGCATTTTTGGCATGTACAAGGGTATAGGTGCCTCCTACTTCCGCCTTGGCCCCCACAccatcctttccctcttcttctgggaccagTTACGCACCCTCTACTACACGTACACCAAATGA
- the SLC25A35 gene encoding solute carrier family 25 member 35 isoform X3: MDFLMSGLAACGACVFTNPLEVVKTRMQLQGELKAPGTYQRHYRNVFHAFITIGRVDGLAALQKGLAPALLYQFLMNGIRLGTYSLAEARGYLHTAEGTLSPPRSAAAGALAGVMGAYLGSPIYMVKTHLQAQAASEIAVGHQYKHQGMFQALSKIGQKHGLVGLWRGALGGLPRVIIGSSTQLCTFSSTKDFITQWEIFPPQSWKVALVAAMVSGIAVVLAMTPFDVASTRLYNQPTDARGKVSCHSWEALAEPDRWCPVPCRALPWHPEPLLEDPPWRWFLSALSPSL; encoded by the exons ATGGACTTCTTGATGAGCGGCCTGGCAGCCTGCGGGGCCTGTGTGTTCACCAACCCTCTGGAGGTGGTAAAGACCAGGATGCAGTTGCAGGGAGAATTGAAGGCCCCCGGCACCTACCAGCGGCACTACCGAAATGTCTTCCACGCTTTCATCACCATCGGCAGGGTGGATGGCCTGGCTGCCCTGCAGAAGGGACTGGCCCCTGCCCTCTTATACCAGTTCCTGATGAATGGCATCCGCCTGGGCACCTACAGCCTGGCTGAGGCCAGAGGCTACCTGCATACTGCCGAAGGCACCCTCAGCCCTCCGCGAAGCGCAGcagctggggccctggctggggtCATGGGAGCCTATTTGGGGAGCCCCATCTACATG GTAAAGACACACCTACAGGCACAGGCAGCCTCAGAAATTGCTGTAGGACATCAGTATAAGCATCAG GGCATGTTTCAGGCGCTAAGCAAGATTGGCCAGAAACATGGTCTGGTGGGGTTGTGGCGTGGGGCCCTGGGCGGCCTGCCCCGAGTTATCATCGGTTCTTCCACCCAGCTCTGCACCTTCTCATCCACCAAGGACTTCATCACTCAGTGGGAG ATATTTCCTCCCCAGAGCTGGAAGGTTGCTCTGGTGGCTGCCATGGTGAGTGGCATTGCAGTGGTCCTGGCCATGACACCCTTTGATGTGGCCAGTACAAGGCTCTACAACCAGCCCACAGATGCTCGGGGCAAG GTGTCCTGTCATTCCTGGGAAGCCCTCGCTGAGCCTGACAGGTGGTGCCCCGTTCCCTGCAGAGCACTCCCGTGGCACCCTGAGCCTCTCCTAGAAGATCCTCCGTGGAGATGGTTCCTTTCGGCTCTATCTCCCTCCCTGTGA
- the SLC25A35 gene encoding solute carrier family 25 member 35 isoform X1 produces the protein MDFLMSGLAACGACVFTNPLEVVKTRMQLQGELKAPGTYQRHYRNVFHAFITIGRVDGLAALQKGLAPALLYQFLMNGIRLGTYSLAEARGYLHTAEGTLSPPRSAAAGALAGVMGAYLGSPIYMVKTHLQAQAASEIAVGHQYKHQGMFQALSKIGQKHGLVGLWRGALGGLPRVIIGSSTQLCTFSSTKDFITQWEIFPPQSWKVALVAAMVSGIAVVLAMTPFDVASTRLYNQPTDARGKVSCHSWEALAEPDRWCPVPCRALPWHPEPLLEDPPWRWFLSALSPSLVRRWGDGPACAPGPCWLPGRCYIEKKVRLTVFVSVYPPYTHTHTHTHTHTHSVPHLMS, from the exons ATGGACTTCTTGATGAGCGGCCTGGCAGCCTGCGGGGCCTGTGTGTTCACCAACCCTCTGGAGGTGGTAAAGACCAGGATGCAGTTGCAGGGAGAATTGAAGGCCCCCGGCACCTACCAGCGGCACTACCGAAATGTCTTCCACGCTTTCATCACCATCGGCAGGGTGGATGGCCTGGCTGCCCTGCAGAAGGGACTGGCCCCTGCCCTCTTATACCAGTTCCTGATGAATGGCATCCGCCTGGGCACCTACAGCCTGGCTGAGGCCAGAGGCTACCTGCATACTGCCGAAGGCACCCTCAGCCCTCCGCGAAGCGCAGcagctggggccctggctggggtCATGGGAGCCTATTTGGGGAGCCCCATCTACATG GTAAAGACACACCTACAGGCACAGGCAGCCTCAGAAATTGCTGTAGGACATCAGTATAAGCATCAG GGCATGTTTCAGGCGCTAAGCAAGATTGGCCAGAAACATGGTCTGGTGGGGTTGTGGCGTGGGGCCCTGGGCGGCCTGCCCCGAGTTATCATCGGTTCTTCCACCCAGCTCTGCACCTTCTCATCCACCAAGGACTTCATCACTCAGTGGGAG ATATTTCCTCCCCAGAGCTGGAAGGTTGCTCTGGTGGCTGCCATGGTGAGTGGCATTGCAGTGGTCCTGGCCATGACACCCTTTGATGTGGCCAGTACAAGGCTCTACAACCAGCCCACAGATGCTCGGGGCAAG GTGTCCTGTCATTCCTGGGAAGCCCTCGCTGAGCCTGACAGGTGGTGCCCCGTTCCCTGCAGAGCACTCCCGTGGCACCCTGAGCCTCTCCTAGAAGATCCTCCGTGGAGATGGTTCCTTTCGGCTCTATCTCCCTCCCT AGTcaggaggtggggagatgggccTGCCTGCGCCCCCGGACCCTGTTGGCTGCCAGGCAGGTGTTACATTGAGAAAAAGGTAAGACTTACTGTTTTTGTGTCCGTCtaccccccctacacacacacacacacacacacacacacacacacacacagtgtcccTCATTTGATGTCATAA
- the RANGRF gene encoding ran guanine nucleotide release factor isoform X1, protein MPAPSPRPMEPTRDYPLFGGAFSATLPPGALDVSDLRPVPDNQEVFCHRVTDQSLIVELLELQAHVQGEEAARYHFEDVGGMQEARALQVDSVQPLLSENLALRSYCQEAWVLSGKQQVAKENHQVAKDVMVHQALLRLPRYQTDVLVTFNEPPPDNRLSLGPENLSLLPWSLGDFEQLVTSLTLHDPNIFGPQ, encoded by the exons ATGCCCGCACCCAGTCCCAGGCCCATGGAGCCCACGCGAGACTACCCGCTGTTCGGGGGCGCCTTCTCCGCCACTCTGCCTCCGGGGGCCCTTGACGTAAG CGACCTGCGACCGGTCCCGGACAATCAGGAAGTTTTCTGCCACCGCGTGACTGACCAGAGCCTGATCGTGGAACTTCTGGAGCTGCAGGCCCACGTGCAGGGCGAGGAGGCTGCGCG GTACCACTTTGAGGACGTGGGCGGGATGCAGGAGGCTAGGGCCCTGCAAGTGGACAGTGTGCAGCCCCTCCTTTCGGAGAACCTGGCTCTCCGGAGCTACTGTCAAGAAGCCTGGGTCCTCTCTGGCAAGCAGCAGGTAGCTAAAGAAAACCACCAG GTAGCAAAGGACGTGATGGTGCACCAGGCTTTGTTGCGGCTGCCCCGCTATCAGACTGATGTCCTGGTCACCTTCAATGAGCCCCC ccctgACAATAGGTTATCTCTTGGTCCTGAAAATCTGTCACTTCTGCCTTGGAGCCTGGGTGACTTTGAACAGCTGGTGACCAGTCTGACCCTTCACGATCCCAACATCTTTGGTCCCCAGTAA
- the RANGRF gene encoding ran guanine nucleotide release factor isoform X2 — translation MPAPSPRPMEPTRDYPLFGGAFSATLPPGALDVSDLRPVPDNQEVFCHRVTDQSLIVELLELQAHVQGEEAARYHFEDVGGMQEARALQVDSVQPLLSENLALRSYCQEAWVLSGKQQVAKENHQP, via the exons ATGCCCGCACCCAGTCCCAGGCCCATGGAGCCCACGCGAGACTACCCGCTGTTCGGGGGCGCCTTCTCCGCCACTCTGCCTCCGGGGGCCCTTGACGTAAG CGACCTGCGACCGGTCCCGGACAATCAGGAAGTTTTCTGCCACCGCGTGACTGACCAGAGCCTGATCGTGGAACTTCTGGAGCTGCAGGCCCACGTGCAGGGCGAGGAGGCTGCGCG GTACCACTTTGAGGACGTGGGCGGGATGCAGGAGGCTAGGGCCCTGCAAGTGGACAGTGTGCAGCCCCTCCTTTCGGAGAACCTGGCTCTCCGGAGCTACTGTCAAGAAGCCTGGGTCCTCTCTGGCAAGCAGCAGGTAGCTAAAGAAAACCACCAG ccctgA